In Xyrauchen texanus isolate HMW12.3.18 chromosome 13, RBS_HiC_50CHRs, whole genome shotgun sequence, a single genomic region encodes these proteins:
- the LOC127654301 gene encoding uncharacterized protein LOC127654301 — translation MTAACRKICSGSNLSFGPSLPASKKIRMHNSFDFAQQLHFPSNPLQPGPMYFLTPRKCGLFGVSCEGLQKQVNYLIDEGMSSTKGSNEVISYMHHFFGNFGVGETEVDLHCDNCSGQNKNNFMLWYLAWRVGHKLHDKIEIHFLIAGHTKFSPDCGFGLIKQAYMKTRVNTLADIAEVVENSSPVSHLNIPQLVGTAEGKVLVQTFDWQQHLTRHFRRLPQIKSYQHFSFEAKRPGVVLAKVTVMHNLSNISYCATEQICPLSTVFLSWPHLD, via the exons ATGACTGCTGCCTGCAGAAAGATTTGCTCTGGCTCCAACCTGTCTTTTGGACCATCCCTACCAGCAAGCAAGAAGATTAGGATGCATAACAGTTTTGATTTTGCTCAGCAG TTACACTTTCCCTCAAACCCTCTCCAGCCAGGACCAATGTACTTCCTGACCCCACGGAAATGTGGCCTATTTGGTGTTTCATGTGAAGGgctgcagaaacaggtgaatTACCTGATTGATGAAGGCATGTCATCTACTAAGGGAAGCAATGAAGTCATCAGCTACATGCATCATTTCTTCGGCAACTTTGGAGTTGGAGAAACAGAGGTGGATCTTCATTGTGACAACTGCAGTGGGCAGAACAAGAACAACTTCATGCTCTGGTACCTTGCCTGGCGGGTTGGACACAAGCTTCACGATAAAATTGAAATCCACTTCCTTATTGCTGGCCACACCAAGTTTTCCCCTGACTGTGGCTTTGGACTCATCAAGCAAGCCTACATGAAGACAAGAGTCAACACTTTGGCAGACATCGCTGAG GTTGTGGAAAACAGCTCTCCTGTGAGTCACCTCAATATCCCACAGCTTGTTGGAACGGCAGAGGGCAAAGTTTTAGTCCAGACCTTCGACTGGCAGCAGCATCTGACTCGCCACTTCCGTAGACTCCCACAGATCAAGAGTTATCAGCACTTCAG CTTTGAAGCCAAGAGACCAGGTGTGGTGCTTGCAAAAGTCACTGTGATGCACAACCTGTCGAATATCAGCTACTGCGCGACGGAGCAGATCTGCCCCCTGTCGACGGTCTTCCTGTCCTGGCCCCACCTGGACTGA